The Synechococcus sp. MW101C3 genome includes a window with the following:
- a CDS encoding haloacid dehalogenase type II, whose protein sequence is MPDHLADQTAADRNVVRPTMVGTRDRMVASAVAAALSDECCTALRAVQAITFDVQGTCVDFYRPLLRLGDSINQAKSLSIDWAVMSSGWRALYREVLDAVICGHRPWLPVVEIYRETLDVLLEDRGLASHFSATERDQLNGIWSRLEPWPDTVEGLRRLRQSYVTSTLSNAGMATMVSIVKRAGLPFDAVLTAELVQAYKPAAAVYQLAVDSLGYRPCQILMVACHKYDLKAARAFGMRTAFIARPLEFGPGVDTDLTPESWIDVPVSSLTELADVLEIVNAAGVEAAST, encoded by the coding sequence GTGCCCGATCACCTGGCCGATCAGACGGCGGCCGACCGGAATGTCGTGAGGCCCACAATGGTTGGAACGAGGGATCGGATGGTGGCTTCAGCAGTAGCCGCAGCACTTTCTGATGAATGCTGCACCGCATTGCGCGCGGTCCAGGCGATCACCTTTGATGTGCAGGGCACCTGCGTTGATTTCTACCGCCCGCTGCTTCGCCTGGGAGACAGCATCAACCAGGCGAAGTCACTCTCGATCGACTGGGCAGTGATGTCGTCGGGATGGCGCGCGCTCTACCGAGAGGTGCTCGATGCCGTGATCTGCGGGCATCGGCCCTGGCTTCCAGTCGTGGAGATCTACCGCGAAACACTCGATGTGCTGTTGGAGGATCGCGGCCTTGCCAGCCACTTTTCCGCTACGGAGCGCGATCAGCTCAATGGGATCTGGTCGAGATTGGAACCCTGGCCCGACACGGTTGAAGGATTACGCCGCCTTCGTCAGAGCTACGTCACCTCCACGTTGTCGAATGCGGGCATGGCCACGATGGTGTCGATCGTGAAGCGGGCAGGGCTTCCTTTCGATGCCGTGCTGACAGCCGAACTGGTGCAGGCCTACAAGCCCGCTGCCGCTGTTTATCAGCTGGCGGTGGATTCTCTCGGCTACAGGCCCTGTCAGATCCTCATGGTGGCTTGCCACAAATACGACCTCAAAGCAGCACGTGCCTTCGGCATGCGCACAGCCTTCATTGCCCGCCCGCTTGAATTCGGTCCCGGTGTTGACACCGACCTGACCCCCGAGAGCTGGATCGATGTGCCTGTCAGCAGCCTGACCGAGCTCGCAGACGTGCTGGAGATCGTGAACGCTGCCGGTGTTGAGGCCGCCTCCACTTGA